One Neodiprion pinetum isolate iyNeoPine1 chromosome 1, iyNeoPine1.2, whole genome shotgun sequence genomic window carries:
- the LOC124221087 gene encoding uncharacterized protein — MKATLFAAVITALLAVTIAGWGPPPQGPPMGGGGGGGGGPGGGWGGQGGGGGGPGGWNNGGGGNPSGGGGMPPNATSTTPAVTTPGVTTTTTTTTASSQNGGGMGMGMGMGPGGGGGGGGWGPPPPRRRLWRR, encoded by the exons ATGAAAGCGACCTTGTTTGCTGCGGTAATCACGGCTCTCCTCGCCGTTACG ATAGCCGGATGGGGTCCCCCACCCCAGGGACCTCCGATGGGAggcggtggcggtggcggGGGTGGCCCGGGGGGCGGTTGGGGCGGTCAGGGGGGTGGCGGGGGTGGTCCAGGGGGATGGAACaacggaggaggaggaaaccCAAGTGGCGGTGGCGGGATGCCGCCCAACGCGACCAGCACAACACCTGCAGTCACAACGCCCGGGGTAACAACAACGACGACAACCACGACTGCATCCTCGCAAAATG GGGGTGGAATGGGCATGGGCATGGGAATGGGGCCGggcggtggcggtggcggtggcggtTGGGGTCCTCCACCTCCTCGTCGCAGACTTTGGAGACGCTGA